A genomic region of candidate division WOR-3 bacterium contains the following coding sequences:
- a CDS encoding four helix bundle protein produces the protein MRTGHPRDISERTFEFAKRVVALCRTEKGMDVAARVIFGQLVRAGTSVGANVEEAQASHSRADFANKCSIACKEARETRYWMRLLAASGIVSASSLADLLSECDELVAILTTIVKKAKQPVP, from the coding sequence TTGAGAACAGGTCATCCGAGAGATATCTCCGAGCGGACGTTTGAGTTCGCGAAGAGAGTGGTTGCTCTGTGCCGTACTGAGAAAGGGATGGACGTCGCGGCGCGGGTGATCTTCGGCCAACTGGTCCGTGCGGGTACGTCAGTCGGAGCCAATGTCGAAGAGGCCCAGGCAAGCCACAGCCGGGCGGATTTCGCCAACAAATGTTCGATCGCGTGCAAGGAAGCTCGCGAGACGCGCTACTGGATGCGCCTGCTGGCAGCTTCCGGAATTGTCTCAGCTTCGTCTTTGGCGGACTTGTTGTCCGAATGCGATGAACTTGTCGCCATCCTGACTACTATCGTGAAGAAGGCGAAGCAGCCGGTTCCCTAG
- a CDS encoding heterodisulfide reductase subunit F, translated as MNPYLPVPVKVERITIENDARDLKTFDLSFSDPEARKAFTFTPGQFGFLSIMGVGEAPFGIASAPSEELVKYTVKGVGTFTTALHELEPGAVIGMRGPWGNSYPFDLMKGKDVVIVSGGFSFTTLRSSIVHLLDPARRSQFGKITVVYGARSAGELLYKDEIKAWEASPDLSLHLCVDRLAGASWPKTEGLVPNVLEQVAPSATNAVALVCGPPVMIRFTHPVLEKLGFKPDDVFLSLENRMKCGIGKCGHCNIGPKYVCKDGPVFSYADLKKLPAEY; from the coding sequence ATGAACCCATATCTCCCTGTTCCCGTCAAGGTCGAGCGCATCACCATTGAGAACGACGCTCGTGACCTCAAGACCTTCGACCTCTCATTCTCTGATCCCGAGGCGCGCAAGGCATTCACCTTCACTCCCGGTCAGTTCGGGTTCCTGTCTATCATGGGTGTGGGAGAAGCGCCCTTCGGCATCGCCTCCGCCCCGTCTGAGGAGCTTGTCAAGTATACGGTCAAGGGCGTCGGTACTTTCACGACGGCGCTGCATGAACTCGAGCCGGGCGCGGTTATCGGCATGCGCGGGCCCTGGGGCAACTCCTACCCGTTTGACCTGATGAAGGGGAAGGACGTCGTCATCGTCTCCGGCGGCTTCTCCTTCACGACTCTACGTTCGTCAATCGTTCACCTGCTCGACCCTGCCCGCCGGTCTCAGTTCGGCAAGATCACCGTGGTCTACGGTGCCCGCTCTGCCGGCGAGCTGCTCTACAAGGACGAAATCAAGGCATGGGAGGCAAGCCCGGACCTGAGTCTGCATCTCTGTGTGGACCGGCTTGCAGGCGCATCCTGGCCCAAGACCGAAGGCCTGGTGCCGAACGTGCTCGAACAGGTCGCGCCGTCAGCAACCAATGCCGTGGCGCTAGTCTGCGGTCCGCCGGTCATGATTCGCTTCACGCACCCGGTGCTGGAGAAGCTCGGGTTCAAACCGGACGACGTCTTCCTCTCGCTTGAGAACCGGATGAAGTGCGGCATCGGCAAGTGCGGCCACTGCAACATCGGTCCCAAGTACGTCTGCAAAGACGGTCCGGTGTTCTCCTACGCGGACCTCAAGAAGCTACCGGCCGAGTACTAG